In the genome of Pelobacter seleniigenes DSM 18267, one region contains:
- a CDS encoding GGDEF domain-containing protein, with the protein MQTIYHPECDQLVHDSRLSCLPMQSFSFQLEQQCIEISATLNRYPEVPGVLLFEQSRFHSMISRQRFIETMNQPYSKELFSHRKIKKLARQFSAATLVFSADTYIGKAVEICLNRSVEQLAEPLVVIKDEIYYVLDVHQLLIAHAQIFSATVKKLREEISHSNLLREQLEVANKAAEELARRDGLTGIPNRRRMDEYLASEWQRAVRDKTVLSIILIDIDHFKNFNDTYGHQAGDEALIRVAGCLKEQIHRPADMVARYGGEEFLIVLPDTPLDGAYSLAEKMRRAVADLHIENRGAATAGFLSISCGLSCIDSSGDNILDRLIQSADQALYEAKQGGRNRVYITPPGSAAAAAPVAVHRPDHQSGRTGQTV; encoded by the coding sequence ATGCAAACAATCTATCATCCTGAATGTGACCAACTGGTTCATGACAGCCGGCTCTCTTGCCTGCCCATGCAAAGTTTTAGCTTTCAACTGGAACAGCAATGCATTGAGATCTCCGCAACCCTCAACCGCTACCCTGAGGTCCCCGGCGTTCTCCTTTTCGAGCAAAGCCGGTTTCATTCCATGATTTCCAGACAACGCTTTATTGAAACCATGAACCAGCCCTACAGCAAAGAGCTGTTCAGCCATCGAAAAATCAAGAAGCTGGCCCGGCAATTCTCGGCTGCTACGTTGGTTTTCAGTGCCGACACCTACATCGGGAAAGCTGTTGAAATCTGTCTGAACCGATCCGTAGAGCAGCTTGCTGAGCCGCTGGTGGTTATCAAAGACGAAATCTACTACGTTTTGGACGTCCACCAATTGCTGATTGCCCATGCGCAGATTTTTTCTGCCACGGTCAAAAAACTGCGCGAGGAGATCAGCCATTCGAACCTGTTGCGGGAACAGCTGGAGGTTGCCAACAAGGCAGCGGAAGAGTTGGCGCGGCGGGACGGGCTGACCGGCATTCCCAATCGTCGGCGGATGGATGAGTACCTGGCCAGCGAGTGGCAGCGGGCGGTGCGTGATAAAACCGTCTTGTCCATCATTCTGATCGATATCGACCACTTCAAAAACTTCAACGATACTTATGGACACCAGGCCGGCGATGAGGCCCTGATCAGGGTTGCCGGCTGTCTCAAGGAGCAGATTCACCGCCCCGCGGACATGGTCGCCCGCTACGGTGGGGAGGAATTCCTGATCGTCCTGCCGGATACGCCCCTGGATGGCGCCTATTCCCTGGCGGAGAAAATGCGCCGGGCCGTGGCCGATCTCCACATCGAAAACCGCGGTGCGGCCACCGCCGGCTTCCTCAGCATCAGCTGCGGCCTGTCCTGTATCGATTCAAGCGGGGACAATATTCTCGACCGCCTCATCCAATCGGCGGACCAGGCTCTTTATGAAGCCAAGCAGGGGGGGCGCAACCGGGTTTATATCACGCCACCCGGCTCAGCAGCAGCTGCGGCTCCGGTTGCTGTACACCGGCCTGATCATCAATCCGGCCGCACCGGGCAGACAGTTTGA